One genomic region from Colletes latitarsis isolate SP2378_abdomen chromosome 10, iyColLati1, whole genome shotgun sequence encodes:
- the Wat gene encoding worker-enriched antennal transcript isoform X2, with the protein MSLLQKILLAFVVVVLAVASAQDYSQLFAGFGPYLRQSAGMRDPRSNRGPVLFPPGPPPNSADTSGVVAGASGYGFVPPNPAFYRYFYY; encoded by the exons AAAATTCTGCTGGCCTTCGTTGTAGTTGTCCTGGCGGTGGCCTCAGCTCAGGACTACAGTCAACTCTTCGCAGGATTCGGCCCTTATCTCAGGCAATCCGCCGGGATGCGGGATCCACGATCGAACAGGG GTCCAGTGTTGTTCCCGCCCGGTCCTCCGCCGAACAGCGCCGACACGAGCGGAGTGGTAGCGGGCGCGAGCGGATACGGCTTCGTGCCACCCAACCCAG CCTTCTACAGGTACTTCTATTATTAA
- the Wat gene encoding worker-enriched antennal transcript isoform X3 produces MRIKILLAFVVVVLAVASAQDYSQLFAGFGPYLRQSAGMRDPRSNRGPVLFPPGPPPNSADTSGVVAGASGYGFVPPNPAFYRYFYY; encoded by the exons AAAATTCTGCTGGCCTTCGTTGTAGTTGTCCTGGCGGTGGCCTCAGCTCAGGACTACAGTCAACTCTTCGCAGGATTCGGCCCTTATCTCAGGCAATCCGCCGGGATGCGGGATCCACGATCGAACAGGG GTCCAGTGTTGTTCCCGCCCGGTCCTCCGCCGAACAGCGCCGACACGAGCGGAGTGGTAGCGGGCGCGAGCGGATACGGCTTCGTGCCACCCAACCCAG CCTTCTACAGGTACTTCTATTATTAA